TAGTGTTTAATTCGTTTAAGTAAACCTTGCCTCCCTTTGACAAGAAAAAATCAACTCTCGCCAAGCCATAACAGTTTAAGGTTTTAAAAGCCAGTAATGCCATTTGTTTGATAGAATCAGCGGTCCTTTGACTTATTTTGGCTGGGATAATTTCCTTTGATTCACCGCCGACATATTTAGCATGATAGTCATAAAACTCATTTGAGGCCACAATCTCGCCCACTACGGATGCTTTAGGCCTGAGGTTGCCTAAAACCGCACATTCTAATTCGCGAGCACCGATGACTGCTTGCTCTACAATTATTTTTTGATCAAACTTCCCGGCTAAGCTAACCCCCAGCTCCAATTGCTTGTGGTTTTTCACTTTAGTAATTCCCACGCTTGAACCAAGATTGGCTGGCTTTACAAATATTGGATATTTTAAATTGTCAAAAATATTTTTTATAATTTGGCGCCGACCTTTCTTCCACTCTTGCATATAAAACCAAACATAAGGCACAAGCGGCAATTTTAGGGAAGAAAGAAGTTGTTTTTGCACTACCTTATCCATACCCAAGGCTGAACCTAAGACGCCTGAGCCGACATAAGGCACATTTGCCATTTCAAATAAGCCCTGAATAGTACCATCTTCGCCGTAAGTGCCATGTAAAACTGGAAAGACGACGTCCACCGGCGTTACCTTAGAGCCTTTTTTATCCAAAGATACTAATTGCCGGCGGCCTGGATCAGCTGGCAGGTAAGACTCTACCGGCAGTTTTTTAATTTCAGATTTTAAATATTTTATTGCTTCAGTGCCCGTCAACCACTTGCCTTGTCTAGTTATGCCAATCGGTACCGCTTGGTATTTTTTTTTGTCTAAGGCTTTCATGACTGACTGCCCTGACACGATTGATACCTCGTGTTCGCCCGAGCGGCCCCCAAAAATAACCCCGACTTTAATTTTTTTACTTTTTTTTGACGCCATACTTATCAAAAAAAGATTTAATTTGGCTGCCTGCCAAAAAAGCCAACACAGCATATTTACCAAAACGCGGTAAAGTTACCTTTTGGCCTTGGTAGACAAAACTCATGCCCTCTGATGTTTGTTTCACGTCCGAAGCTTGGATATCGCCAGCCTCAATGCCGTAATAAATTACTGTCCCTTTGGACACCGGCCTTTTGGCAAGCCTTTCGTCATGGGCATTTAATAAGACTAACCCGCGAGCTGGTACTGCGTTGGCTAACTTTAAGTACTCAGAAGCCAAATTGTCGGTGCTTTTATAGTCAACTAAGGTTGAAGGGATCACATTCGTGATGACTGCAATATCAGGTTTAACAATCGATAATAAATAATTCATATCCGTTTGCCACTTTAAAGCCAGCTCCAAAATTAAAATTTGAATTTTAGACTTAATAAAAAAGCCTCGGACAAAAGATTGGGCACAAATTTTTACCCACTTGACAGCTGAATCTCCCCCAAGCCGCACATTTAGAATTGAAGCCGGTACGCCAAATTTGGCTGAATAGTTCTTTTTACTAGTTCTAACTTTATACCCCTGATCAAGCATTGACACTATTTGTTGTTTAGTGTCATAAACATTAGTTGTCCCAGTCACTGCTATAACTGCCGGCTGATTTCTTCTTAAATATGCCTTAGCGCAGACTTTAAGATAAAAAACCAAAAATTTTGCTAAAATTCTTCTCATAAATATTCAAAAAACTTTTCCATTCGGTCAAAGGCCAGGTTGATATCATCATCAGAGCGCCCAAATGATATTCGTACATGCCCTTCACCACTTGGCCCAAAAGCGACGCCCGGCACCAAGGCTACTTTTGCTTGCTCCAATAAGTTAATGCAAAACTTCCATGAATCACTCCCCTGCCGCACTAAAACTTTTGGTAAAATAAAGTAAGAAGCGCCCGGTGTTTGATACGTTAAATATTTTTCCATTTTATCTAAACGGTGACACATTAAATTTCTTCTACGATTGTAAACTTGGGTAAACTCTTTAACTGCCCCGTCCCCTCTTTGAAGCGCGGTGTAGGCGCCGTACTGGGATACCACTGGCGCACAGGTGACTAAACTGTCATGTACTTTTAAAATCTCAACTATATTTTCTGCAGCGCTATGCAAATAAGCAATTCGCCACCCTGTCATAGCATAACTTTTTGATAAACTAAATATTCTAATAATATTTTGACGATATTTCTTTTCTTGAGCCAAAAAATAAAATGGCTCTTCCCCATATACAAAATCTTTATACACTTCGTCAAGGACTAAAAACAATCCGTTTTGTAACGCCAATTCTGCAATTGAGGTTAAGTCTTGTTTAGTAAAAATCGTGCCGGTAGGATTATTTGGGTTG
The window above is part of the Candidatus Buchananbacteria bacterium CG10_big_fil_rev_8_21_14_0_10_42_9 genome. Proteins encoded here:
- a CDS encoding D-alanine--D-alanine ligase A produces the protein MASKKSKKIKVGVIFGGRSGEHEVSIVSGQSVMKALDKKKYQAVPIGITRQGKWLTGTEAIKYLKSEIKKLPVESYLPADPGRRQLVSLDKKGSKVTPVDVVFPVLHGTYGEDGTIQGLFEMANVPYVGSGVLGSALGMDKVVQKQLLSSLKLPLVPYVWFYMQEWKKGRRQIIKNIFDNLKYPIFVKPANLGSSVGITKVKNHKQLELGVSLAGKFDQKIIVEQAVIGARELECAVLGNLRPKASVVGEIVASNEFYDYHAKYVGGESKEIIPAKISQRTADSIKQMALLAFKTLNCYGLARVDFFLSKGGKVYLNELNTMPGFTSISMYSKLWSKTGVPYQKLVSRLIDLAIARHNTKNKLQTDFASDSDWYKQK
- a CDS encoding aminotransferase, with protein sequence MEFAKRLAEIQVSPIKQMEYRASKISDVVSLAQGIPSFDTPEVIKDNVKAAMDADLVARYSLPQGLPELRDMISQKLAQDHMFYDSETEIIVTCGAIEALSATFQSILNHGDEVVLVSPSYASYPELIKVAGGKPIFADLVENEGWRLDVTAIEKKISRKTKALLICNPNNPTGTIFTKQDLTSIAELALQNGLFLVLDEVYKDFVYGEEPFYFLAQEKKYRQNIIRIFSLSKSYAMTGWRIAYLHSAAENIVEILKVHDSLVTCAPVVSQYGAYTALQRGDGAVKEFTQVYNRRRNLMCHRLDKMEKYLTYQTPGASYFILPKVLVRQGSDSWKFCINLLEQAKVALVPGVAFGPSGEGHVRISFGRSDDDINLAFDRMEKFFEYL